The segment TAAACAACTAGGGGCATCTGGGCTGAAGGTGCCCGTGCTTAGCTTCGGAACGGCCACTTTTGGCGGTGGTGGCGAATTCTTCAAAGCTTGGGGCAACACGCAGGTAGACGAAGCCATCAGAATGATCAACCTGTGCATGGAGGCCGGAGTTAACTTCTTTGACACTGCCGATATTTATTCCCAAGGCATGTCAGAAGAAATTCTGGGCAAGGCCATTGAAGGCCAACGGGACAAAATGATCATCTCTACCAAGGGCACCTTCCCTTTCGGTGAAGGTCCAAACAACCAAGGCTCTTCCCGTTTTCACCTGATGAAGCAGGTGGAAGGCAGCCTCAAACGACTGAACACAGATTACATTGACCTGTACCACATGCACGGCTTTGACGGCAATACTCCGGTGGAGGAAACCCTACGGACGCTGGATGACTTGGTGCAAAGTGGTAAAATACGGTACATTGCCGCCTCCAACTTCTCTGGCTGGCACCTAATGAAATCTTTGGCTGTTTCTGAAAAATACGGCTGGAACAAGTACGTCGCCCACCAAGTCTACTATTCTTTAACCAACCGTGAGTATGAGTGGGAACTGATGCCGCTAGGTTTGGATCAGAATGTAGGTGCCATTATCTGGTCTCCTCTGGCTGCTGGCAGATTAGGCGGAAAATACCGCAGAGGCCAGCCGCATCCTCAGGATGGCCGCATCGCACAAGGTGGCAGCCCGGTTCCCGAAGCCGTAGTCAACGAAGAAGTTTTTTACAACATCATTGATGTGCTGGATGAAATTGCTGCAGAAACCGAAAAGACCGTTGCGCAAGTATCTTTGAACTGGCTTTTGCAACGGCCAACCGTTTCCAGTATTATTATTGGCGCCAGAAATGAAGAACAGCTAAAGCAGAACCTGGGATCAGTTGGCTGGAACTTGACCAAAGAGCAGGTGAAGAGACTGGATGCGGCAAGTGAGACACCTACTATTTACCCATACTGGCACCAACGGCAGAACACAAAACTGAACCCGCTTCCGCCCTTGTACAAAGGCTTGAAATAAATTCTATTGGTAAGTAAATTTTAAAAAATGATTAGGGGCTGATTTCATGAAATCAGCCCCTAATCATTTTTTAAAAAAGGCTTATTGCTAAGAGTAAGACCTCGTTTCCTTTAGGTATAAATGGATACGAGGTCTTACCCTAGGAAAAGCTCACTACTATTTCGCTTTGGTTATTTCACTTTGGATGTACTCCAAAACCTGAGTGAATTGATCTGGGTGGAACCATTGAATTTCAGGATCACGGTTAAACCAGGTTAGTTGGCGTTTGGCGTACCGGCGGCTGTTACGTTTAAGTACCCGCACTGCCTCTTCAAAGGCATAAAGCCCATCTAAGTAATAGAACAACTCGGTATAGCCAACCGTTTGAAGGGCCTGGTGTTGCCGGTAAGGCAGCATTTGTTTTACTTCGTCTAAGAGGCCTTGCTTTAACATCAGGTCCATACGCTGGTCAATCCGTTCGTACAGTTCCTCCCGATCTCGGTTAAGGCCTATCTTAATGAGGTGGAAGTCTCGTCCTTTGCCCGTGGTTTTAGTTCTGAAGGAGGAATAGGGCTGTCCGCTACTCAGACATACTTCCAAGGCCCGCACTACCCGCTGAGGATTCTGCGTGTCTACCTCTGCGGCATACTCAGGGTCCACTTCCTGTAAGCGCTGTACCAGAACCGGAAGTCCTTCCTGATCCAGCTGCTGACTCAATTCTTCCCTTATACCCGGAAGAATTTCTGGCATTTCATCTAAGCCTTCGCACAGCGCCCGCACATAAAGCCCGGAGCCTCCTGTGGCAATGACTACTTCATGCTCCTTGAAAAGGTTTTGCAATAGTTTCAGCGCATCTTCTTCGTACTGCCCGGCATTGTACTCCTCCAGAATGGAATGGGAATCAATGAAATGGTGCACAACCCCACCCTGCTCCCTTGGACTTGGTTTGGCGGTACCAATTTTTAACTCCTTAAAGAACTGCCGCGAGTCCATAGACAGAATATCGGTTTGAAACTTTTTGGCCAACTGAACGCAGAAATCAGTTTTGCCAACGGCCGTTGGGCCAACTACCACTACTAAAAAATGCTTTGGCTTCATAAAAATCTGGCGTAAAGTGCAACTAGCTTTTGGCCCTCTGTTTCCCAGCTCCATTCCTCACGTGCTATCATGCAATTCTGCCGAAGCTGTTGGTACGTTTCTTGGTCCTGCAACAAAGTTAACATAGTGTTTCTTACTTCAAATACCTCATTCTGAGTAAATAATGCCACTTCATAAGCAGAATTCAGCCTTTGGTACTCCGGAAATGGCACACACACCTGCGGAATACCTGCCTGCACGTAATCAAAAAATTTATTGGCAAGAGAGTAATAGTAACTAAGCCCTTGATTGTCCAGCAGCATGAGCCCGGCATAAGCTGAAGAAGTTATCTGCGCAAGGGCATCAGGTGCTACATTGCCTTTGAAAATCACCTTGTCCTGCACCCCCAGTTTTGCCGCAATTTCATGTAAATGTGCTTTTAACGGACCCTCACCGCAAATCACCAACCGGGCTGGAACCTGCTGCATGGCTTCCAGCAGGGTCTCCAGTCCTCTTCCTATGTTTAAGGCTCCTTGGTAAATAAAGTAAGGAGGAACTTCAGGCTCTCCTAGTTTCTTCTGTCGGAGCGGCATGTTCCTGATCAGGTGCACTTCCCGTTTGTATTTCTGCTGAAAATAAGAAACTAGGGAGGAACTGACC is part of the Rufibacter tibetensis genome and harbors:
- a CDS encoding aldo/keto reductase, yielding MEFKQLGASGLKVPVLSFGTATFGGGGEFFKAWGNTQVDEAIRMINLCMEAGVNFFDTADIYSQGMSEEILGKAIEGQRDKMIISTKGTFPFGEGPNNQGSSRFHLMKQVEGSLKRLNTDYIDLYHMHGFDGNTPVEETLRTLDDLVQSGKIRYIAASNFSGWHLMKSLAVSEKYGWNKYVAHQVYYSLTNREYEWELMPLGLDQNVGAIIWSPLAAGRLGGKYRRGQPHPQDGRIAQGGSPVPEAVVNEEVFYNIIDVLDEIAAETEKTVAQVSLNWLLQRPTVSSIIIGARNEEQLKQNLGSVGWNLTKEQVKRLDAASETPTIYPYWHQRQNTKLNPLPPLYKGLK
- the miaA gene encoding tRNA (adenosine(37)-N6)-dimethylallyltransferase MiaA produces the protein MKPKHFLVVVVGPTAVGKTDFCVQLAKKFQTDILSMDSRQFFKELKIGTAKPSPREQGGVVHHFIDSHSILEEYNAGQYEEDALKLLQNLFKEHEVVIATGGSGLYVRALCEGLDEMPEILPGIREELSQQLDQEGLPVLVQRLQEVDPEYAAEVDTQNPQRVVRALEVCLSSGQPYSSFRTKTTGKGRDFHLIKIGLNRDREELYERIDQRMDLMLKQGLLDEVKQMLPYRQHQALQTVGYTELFYYLDGLYAFEEAVRVLKRNSRRYAKRQLTWFNRDPEIQWFHPDQFTQVLEYIQSEITKAK
- a CDS encoding glycosyltransferase; amino-acid sequence: MPKSIVFTVTTDISHDQRMLRIAGTLAEAGFNVTLVGRVLPHSPALQKKNFRQHRFKCLFRKGPLFYLEYNLRLVLWFFTHSFEVYGAVDADTALACIITSMWRRKPFVFDAHELFPEMPEVVHRPVVKDIWAAVERMAFARASLAYTVSSSLVSYFQQKYKREVHLIRNMPLRQKKLGEPEVPPYFIYQGALNIGRGLETLLEAMQQVPARLVICGEGPLKAHLHEIAAKLGVQDKVIFKGNVAPDALAQITSSAYAGLMLLDNQGLSYYYSLANKFFDYVQAGIPQVCVPFPEYQRLNSAYEVALFTQNEVFEVRNTMLTLLQDQETYQQLRQNCMIAREEWSWETEGQKLVALYARFL